In a genomic window of Gloeocapsopsis dulcis:
- the rlmD gene encoding 23S rRNA (uracil(1939)-C(5))-methyltransferase RlmD — protein MSITELSNINAHNQSKVLWQQGNLVEVVIHDLSDTGDGVGRFGDRAVFVPDTVPGDRALVRLTHTKPQFARAKLYQLLASSLHRIRPSCIVADKCGGCQWQHINYAYQLEAKQNLVVQALQRIGGFSHPPVNSVLAAPSPLSYRNKATYPLGISATGQVQAGYYQKNSHQLINLNQCPVQDSRLNPLLREVKQDIQNQKWQIYDEKRHKGQIRHLALRIGRRTGEMLLTLVVKDWIPEMATQSQKWLQRYPQLVGVAVNRNPDRTNAIFGQETRCIAGKDYLIEEFAELQFQVRPETFFQVNTEVAEALLQEISQQLNLQGHEVLLDAYCGIGTLTLPLARQVKQAIGLELQPTSVQQAQYNANLNHINNTTFQVGAVEKLLPQLEIVPDVVLLDPPRKGCDRTVIETLLQVQPSQIVYVSCKVATLARDLKLLCQTGYHLVRVQPADFFPQTSHVECAAFLVRNS, from the coding sequence GTGTCTATAACAGAATTATCTAATATCAATGCTCACAATCAGTCAAAAGTTTTGTGGCAACAAGGAAATTTAGTTGAAGTTGTCATTCATGACTTAAGCGATACTGGCGATGGGGTGGGGCGATTTGGCGATCGCGCTGTCTTTGTTCCTGATACTGTACCAGGCGATCGCGCATTAGTACGACTAACCCACACGAAGCCACAATTCGCTCGTGCTAAGCTTTATCAGTTACTCGCATCATCTTTGCACCGCATTCGTCCGAGTTGCATCGTTGCTGATAAGTGTGGCGGTTGTCAGTGGCAACATATCAATTATGCATATCAGCTAGAAGCAAAACAAAATTTAGTTGTTCAGGCTTTACAACGCATCGGTGGCTTTAGTCATCCTCCAGTGAATTCTGTTCTCGCAGCACCTTCACCGTTAAGCTATCGTAACAAAGCGACATATCCTTTAGGAATTTCTGCAACAGGACAAGTTCAAGCTGGTTATTACCAAAAAAACAGCCATCAATTAATTAATCTTAATCAATGTCCAGTACAAGATTCGCGGTTAAATCCGCTACTGCGCGAAGTTAAGCAAGATATTCAAAATCAAAAGTGGCAAATTTACGATGAAAAGCGCCACAAAGGGCAAATTCGTCATTTAGCACTACGTATTGGGCGTCGTACAGGAGAAATGTTGCTAACACTTGTGGTAAAAGATTGGATACCAGAAATGGCGACTCAATCCCAGAAATGGTTACAGCGCTATCCCCAGTTAGTAGGAGTAGCCGTAAACCGTAACCCCGATCGCACCAATGCAATTTTTGGGCAAGAAACTCGGTGTATTGCAGGTAAGGACTACCTCATTGAAGAATTTGCTGAATTGCAATTTCAAGTACGTCCAGAGACATTTTTTCAAGTGAATACCGAAGTTGCAGAAGCTTTGTTACAAGAAATTAGTCAGCAACTCAATTTACAAGGGCACGAAGTATTACTCGATGCGTATTGTGGTATTGGTACGCTCACTTTACCTCTAGCACGACAAGTCAAACAAGCTATTGGTTTAGAATTGCAACCGACATCAGTACAACAAGCACAATACAATGCAAATCTAAATCACATCAACAATACGACTTTTCAAGTAGGCGCAGTTGAGAAATTGTTACCACAGCTAGAAATTGTCCCCGATGTTGTCTTACTCGATCCTCCACGTAAAGGATGCGATCGCACAGTCATTGAAACTTTATTACAAGTTCAACCATCACAAATTGTTTACGTTAGCTGCAAAGTGGCAACTCTCGCTCGCGATCTCAAGTTACTATGTCAAACGGGCTATCATCTTGTTCGAGTACAACCTGCAGATTTTTTCCCACAGACATCACACGTAGAATGTGCTGCCTTTCTCGTCAGAAACTCGTGA
- a CDS encoding allophycocyanin subunit alpha-B: MSIVSNVILKADDELRYPSSGELKNIKDFLQTGEQRMRIASTLAENEKKIVQQASKQLWQKRPDFIAPGGNAYGERQRALCLRDYGWYLRLITYGVLSGDKGPIEKIGLIGVREMYNSLGVPVPGMVESIRCLKEASLGLLSSEDAAEAAPYFDYIIQTMS; this comes from the coding sequence ATGAGCATAGTTAGCAACGTTATTCTCAAAGCCGATGATGAACTGCGTTACCCTAGCAGCGGCGAACTAAAAAACATCAAAGATTTTCTGCAAACCGGCGAACAACGGATGCGTATTGCTAGTACGCTAGCAGAAAATGAAAAAAAGATCGTACAGCAAGCCAGTAAACAACTTTGGCAGAAACGCCCAGATTTTATTGCCCCTGGTGGAAATGCTTACGGCGAACGCCAACGGGCTTTGTGTCTGCGCGACTACGGTTGGTACTTGCGCTTGATTACTTACGGTGTTCTTTCTGGCGATAAAGGACCAATTGAAAAAATTGGTTTAATTGGTGTCCGAGAAATGTATAATTCACTCGGCGTGCCAGTGCCAGGAATGGTGGAATCGATTCGCTGTCTCAAGGAAGCATCTTTGGGCTTATTAAGTTCAGAAGACGCTGCTGAAGCAGCACCCTACTTTGATTATATTATTCAAACTATGTCTTAA